The Myxococcota bacterium DNA window GCGCCCTCGGGCCCGATCGACCCCGAGATCCTCGACGCGGGCCTCGAGTGGCTCGCCCGTCAGGGTCACCCGCTGGTCGTGACCAAGAGCGTGCGCGCGCGCACCGGTTATCTCGCGGGGCCGGACGCGGAGCGGCTGGCGGACCTCGAGTCACTCGTGCGCGATCCGGCGGTGGGCGTGATCCTGTGCGCGCGCGGCGG harbors:
- a CDS encoding LD-carboxypeptidase — protein: MPGAAIGVCAPSGPIDPEILDAGLEWLARQGHPLVVTKSVRARTGYLAGPDAERLADLESLVRDPAVGVILCARGGYGVSRYLARLDADELRRARKLVVGYSDATHLLSYLQARAGLASLHGPMLERSDVTAE